One genomic segment of Streptomyces liangshanensis includes these proteins:
- a CDS encoding LysR family transcriptional regulator — MATLRALECLVALVDEGSVTRAAAALHLSQPALSHQIAALERELDTPVVERLSRGVRVTAAGRAAAVDARIALKAAERAVEAGRDVAAGRAGRIRLACAETMTVWLLVSLLRRWRSLRPEVRIDLMEFTSSDAMVEILMAGEADLVVGPEPTGTTAHVERLGDEEMLVVCPDGHRLAGRSSVRVEELVGEPFVHYTSDNGNAAWVDRFVSSHQVALSPVLRTRSPRTAAQLAGAGMGLTIVPASALAVRPAGVVLGFDPPVRRAVVAITTVPSDSLVALFLADLRDQGLPVRAEGADGFEDQLGDGSGGGDEGGVVGGP, encoded by the coding sequence ATGGCAACTTTGCGCGCGCTCGAGTGTCTGGTCGCACTGGTCGACGAGGGGTCCGTGACCAGGGCCGCGGCGGCCCTCCACCTGTCGCAGCCGGCGCTGTCCCATCAGATCGCGGCCCTGGAGCGGGAACTCGACACGCCGGTGGTGGAGCGGTTGTCCCGGGGGGTACGGGTCACCGCGGCCGGACGGGCCGCCGCGGTCGACGCGCGCATCGCGCTGAAGGCGGCCGAGCGCGCCGTGGAGGCCGGGCGGGACGTGGCGGCGGGACGGGCGGGCCGGATCCGGCTGGCGTGCGCCGAGACGATGACCGTCTGGCTGCTGGTCTCGCTGCTGCGGCGCTGGCGGTCGCTGCGCCCCGAGGTGCGGATCGACCTCATGGAGTTCACCAGCTCCGACGCGATGGTGGAGATCCTGATGGCCGGGGAGGCGGACCTCGTCGTGGGTCCCGAGCCCACCGGGACCACCGCGCACGTCGAGCGCCTGGGGGACGAGGAGATGCTCGTGGTGTGCCCCGACGGCCATCGCCTCGCCGGCCGGTCCTCGGTCCGCGTGGAGGAGCTGGTCGGCGAGCCGTTCGTCCACTACACCAGTGACAACGGCAACGCGGCCTGGGTCGACCGGTTCGTCTCCTCCCATCAGGTCGCGCTCAGTCCCGTGCTGCGGACGCGCAGTCCCCGTACCGCGGCGCAGCTCGCCGGGGCGGGGATGGGCCTGACGATCGTGCCCGCGTCCGCCCTCGCCGTACGGCCGGCGGGCGTGGTGCTGGGCTTCGACCCGCCGGTCCGCCGCGCGGTGGTCGCGATCACGACCGTTCCCTCGGACTCCCTGGTCGCCCTCTTCCTGGCGGATCTACGGGACCAGGGCCTGCCGGTCCGGGCCGAGGGCGCGGACGGCTTCGAGGATCAGCTCGGTGACGGCTCCGGGGGCGGTGACGAGGGGGGCGTGGTCGGTGGGCCCTGA